GTGTACATAAATGAGGTTTTGGAACCACTTGCAATACTATTCATGCATCACATATTTACACCAGGCGATGAAGTATTTCAGCATGCTGGAGCAACACATCACAGTGTTAAGCATAGAATCAAATAAGAGGGCTAATGGATATAcgcgttattgattttaaaatttaaattgaatgtatTGTGATGACTGATGATggtgttttattttcacaataacGTCAGTTGTTCTTAATGAAATTTTGTTACACCATCAATTAATAATCCTACTAAAGAAATTTTCCACATAAAAAATGATTGCGTTTCTAAATGTCCCAAGTATATATGGACACAATTGCTCATCATTAACAATACAAAGTGAACAACAGGATTATAGATCATTTTAATGAATCAATTACTGATCTAAACGCTAATTCttatttttccctttttttcGCTTTTTGCGCTTCTTGCCGCCAGGGGTGTCCCACCACTCATTATTATAAGCCTGATGATCCATGTCGTTGTCATCCTGTATCTCGCTCACATCTTCCCCTTCATTCAGCTTTGACTGAACCTTCTGCAGCTTCTGTATAGAAAACAAGTCTTCTAGATCATTATGAGCAGAACTCTTTTTCCTAACCTTCCTCTCACTTTTGTCTCTTGTAGAACTTTGATTTTGAGaaaaagtaattgaaaaatCTAAAGAGCTGGACTTCAATGAATCTTGAATTATTTCATCATGTTTAgatttatcactttttttactcttcttctttttcttcttcagtGTATGTACTTGCACACTACTTTTACCATGTTCTTTTTCACCATCATTACCAGAATTCACCTCCACAGCTACAATTACACTTTCCTTTTTAAGCTTACTCTTCTtaactttcttttcttttttctttttatcagaATTTTCTTTCTGCACCTTAAACTGCAGGTTGTCAAAATTATTTCTACCAGTAAGTGAATCAGTTCTGTTCTTGTCAAATGGCACAAACTTTGACACCTTCTTGTCCTTGCTCTCTGAAGGTGCTTTGGGGGTCAGAAAGTTACCTTTTTCATGAGGTTTTGCACCAATTTCTTTCACAGGTTTTATGTTACTTTTTTCCCTGatgtcatttttctttttagttCTGATGTTCTTCTCACTTTTGCATGTCTCACTTGACATGGGTCTTTTCTTATTTGACTTCTCGGAAATGTTGGTTTGTGATCCAGGAAGATTGCGGAAGTGCTGCAGTTCATTAATGACAGATCTAAGATCAGTGTTTTCCAACTTGTCTTCAATGGAGAGTGTATTTCCATAATCGTAATCGTCATCATCAGAGTCAAATTTGATGCGTTTGTTCTGTGGGCCTCCCAAGCCTCTGTTGTACTCATCATGACCCTCTTGTTGGCGTTTACATCTAGACTCTGCTGTGTATTCCCAAAGACTCTTTGTCtctaaaaaaaatgagaaaataagcATGAACAAAAATTAAGTGATATTCTATATTAGCCCCTAAACACATACTAGTATACACAAAGGTTCATATAGCTAGCTAGCATACTACTTGAGTTATcacagtaatcttttttttttctgatgGAAATACATTCACAATTTTTGAACTGTCATGGCTACTACTTATTTTGTCCGACAAAATCATAGAAATACTACCGTACATAATCTACTGGCCTTCTAATCAATATGTAATTTCAACATACCATCCTCCCTAAATACCCTCTCTAGCTGATAGCGGCAGATGAATGGTGTGTGGATTCGCAGAAACCAATTCATACGCTCCTCCTCACAATCCTGTAACCATGGATACGTgatattatgttcata
Above is a genomic segment from Mya arenaria isolate MELC-2E11 chromosome 2, ASM2691426v1 containing:
- the LOC128241844 gene encoding zinc finger CCHC domain-containing protein 7-like, whose amino-acid sequence is MDNDFLDSFDDGQDKDSVGSDNDDEYAQEQMEIALYSQIHFEQNDECHQSMDSGIYEVSSEFCYDVISDGKTGFIAQDTTADLILNKSIEDKYGILLAYTNVVGDNLKKSVCLNDTNSSREEYNAFQANISVKKPNTVKVNTARKKPESSKINTTADKLIFGTEFGTDVSESLDGDIGALNMESSDQEDSDGDSVYGVLGNLESDDDKIQMNINQSTKLTRFATEFPVEAKWTINRADSGLEGRAVKGRYFKGGIRCYNCNTVGHLSKNCPQPKKESVCFLCSEAGHHNINCEEPGHDARKCPTPRRSLNNVCFRCNMYGHEQIKCPDIWRQYHLTTTPGKLRQQKILGGRDRSVSCYNCGDHGHYGHDCEEERMNWFLRIHTPFICRYQLERVFREDETKSLWEYTAESRCKRQQEGHDEYNRGLGGPQNKRIKFDSDDDDYDYGNTLSIEDKLENTDLRSVINELQHFRNLPGSQTNISEKSNKKRPMSSETCKSEKNIRTKKKNDIREKSNIKPVKEIGAKPHEKGNFLTPKAPSESKDKKVSKFVPFDKNRTDSLTGRNNFDNLQFKVQKENSDKKKKEKKVKKSKLKKESVIVAVEVNSGNDGEKEHGKSSVQVHTLKKKKKKSKKSDKSKHDEIIQDSLKSSSLDFSITFSQNQSSTRDKSERKVRKKSSAHNDLEDLFSIQKLQKVQSKLNEGEDVSEIQDDNDMDHQAYNNEWWDTPGGKKRKKRKKGKNKN